Proteins encoded by one window of Azospirillum brasilense:
- a CDS encoding adenylosuccinate synthase has protein sequence MANVAVVGAQWGDEGKGKIVDWLSSRADVVVRFQGGHNAGHTLVINGVTYKLSLLPSGVVRPNKLSIIGNGVVFDPWAFIREVTAIKSQGVDVSPATLQVAENVPLILPVHSALDKAREEARGAGKIGTTGRGIGPAYEDKVARRAIRLCDLGDEAVLKEKVDALLAHHNLLLRGLGAAEMKPADLLDPLREITPQVLPYASVVWKTLDELRRAGKRILFEGAQGQMLDIDHGTYPFVTSSNTVAGNAAAGSGMGPRAVGYVLGICKAYTTRVGSGPFPTELFDDVGELIGQRGKEFGVVTGRKRRCGWFDAVMVRQAVKTGGIDGIAMTKLDVLDGFDEIKVCVGYRLDGQELDYFPANAGAQARVEPIYETFEGWKDSTQGARSWAELPAQAVKYVRHVEELIQAPVALLSTSPERDDTILMNDPFQD, from the coding sequence ATGGCCAACGTGGCGGTGGTCGGCGCCCAGTGGGGCGACGAGGGCAAGGGCAAGATCGTCGACTGGCTGTCCAGCCGGGCCGACGTGGTGGTGCGCTTCCAGGGCGGTCACAACGCCGGCCACACGCTGGTGATCAACGGCGTGACCTACAAGCTGAGCCTGCTGCCTTCGGGCGTGGTTCGGCCGAACAAGCTGTCGATCATCGGCAACGGCGTCGTCTTCGACCCCTGGGCCTTCATCCGCGAAGTGACGGCGATCAAGAGCCAGGGCGTGGACGTGTCCCCCGCCACGCTCCAGGTCGCCGAGAACGTTCCGCTGATCCTTCCGGTCCACAGCGCGCTCGACAAGGCGCGCGAGGAGGCCCGCGGCGCCGGCAAGATCGGCACGACCGGCCGCGGCATCGGCCCGGCCTATGAGGACAAGGTGGCCCGCCGGGCCATCCGCCTGTGCGACCTCGGCGACGAGGCGGTCCTGAAGGAGAAGGTGGACGCCCTTCTGGCCCACCACAACCTGCTGCTCCGCGGCCTGGGTGCGGCGGAGATGAAGCCGGCGGACCTGCTGGACCCGCTGCGCGAGATCACCCCGCAGGTGCTGCCCTACGCCTCGGTCGTCTGGAAGACACTGGACGAGCTGCGCCGCGCCGGCAAGCGCATCCTGTTCGAAGGCGCCCAGGGCCAGATGCTCGACATCGACCACGGCACCTATCCCTTCGTCACCTCCTCCAACACGGTGGCCGGCAACGCCGCCGCCGGCAGCGGCATGGGCCCGCGCGCCGTCGGCTATGTGCTGGGCATCTGCAAGGCCTACACGACGCGCGTCGGCTCCGGCCCGTTCCCGACCGAGCTGTTCGACGACGTCGGCGAGCTGATCGGCCAGCGCGGCAAGGAGTTCGGCGTGGTCACCGGCCGCAAGCGCCGTTGCGGCTGGTTCGACGCCGTGATGGTGCGCCAGGCGGTGAAGACCGGCGGCATCGACGGCATCGCCATGACCAAGCTGGACGTGCTGGACGGCTTCGACGAGATCAAGGTGTGCGTCGGCTACCGTCTGGACGGGCAGGAGCTGGATTACTTCCCGGCCAACGCCGGCGCCCAGGCCCGCGTCGAGCCGATCTACGAGACCTTCGAGGGTTGGAAGGACAGCACCCAGGGCGCCCGCTCCTGGGCGGAGCTGCCGGCCCAGGCGGTGAAGTACGTCCGTCATGTGGAAGAGCTGATCCAGGCTCCGGTGGCCCTGCTGTCCACCAGCCCGGAGCGCGACGACACCATCCTGATGAACGACCCGTTCCAGGATTGA